The following proteins are co-located in the Micromonospora viridifaciens genome:
- a CDS encoding HEAT repeat domain-containing protein: MINSRGSLEAVVRHAVELEDDYDAIAPTLRELEACGDITLVPHLTEALDRFLDEGNFYGRDLIAGVLAGIHGVAALPALLRASARDLGDDQDSLQAEIIDLLHGDRPAARRAVLDLVTGNALELRREGLWALGFVAEAQDVELLAAAATDADPKIRSVTIASIPDSAADDRAFKVLIDALRDLDEQVRVSAISQLGYSGRADAVMPLVALAADLAPRVRSMTAYALGQLGNREATPALLRLLNDPDSHVRENARSALGAVGGPTAVDALLTLAADEDPELRIDAAHALAKAVDSDPRVAPQLTALARDDQAVVRAATIRGLASAGGSPTHWQKLLVELATDPAPDVRQRVAVAARHLAPDAAPDILHRYASDPDPVVRRLAGTELGRLTAPPTAGGPVGI; the protein is encoded by the coding sequence GTGATCAACAGCCGTGGGTCCTTGGAAGCTGTGGTCCGGCACGCCGTAGAGCTTGAGGACGATTACGACGCCATCGCACCGACTCTCAGGGAGTTGGAGGCCTGCGGGGACATCACGTTGGTGCCCCACCTGACCGAGGCACTCGACCGGTTCCTCGACGAAGGGAACTTCTACGGCCGCGACCTGATCGCTGGCGTCTTGGCCGGCATCCATGGTGTGGCGGCGCTTCCCGCGCTGCTGCGCGCCTCGGCCCGCGACCTCGGGGACGACCAGGACAGCTTGCAGGCCGAAATCATCGACCTGTTGCACGGGGATCGGCCAGCCGCCCGGCGCGCGGTGCTCGATTTGGTCACCGGTAACGCGCTCGAGTTGCGCCGCGAAGGGCTGTGGGCACTCGGGTTCGTGGCCGAAGCGCAGGACGTCGAACTGCTGGCAGCTGCGGCGACCGACGCCGATCCGAAGATCAGATCCGTGACAATCGCCTCGATTCCTGACTCAGCCGCCGACGACCGGGCCTTCAAAGTTCTCATCGACGCACTGCGCGACCTGGACGAACAGGTACGAGTATCGGCGATCAGCCAACTTGGCTACAGCGGCAGGGCTGACGCGGTGATGCCGCTGGTTGCCCTCGCCGCCGACCTGGCGCCCCGGGTACGATCCATGACCGCGTACGCACTCGGGCAACTCGGCAACCGCGAGGCGACCCCGGCCCTGCTGCGGCTACTCAACGACCCCGACTCGCACGTCCGCGAGAACGCCCGGAGCGCCCTCGGCGCAGTCGGCGGACCGACCGCAGTCGACGCCCTGCTCACGCTCGCTGCCGACGAAGACCCGGAACTGCGGATCGACGCCGCCCACGCGCTCGCGAAGGCGGTCGACTCCGATCCCCGCGTGGCACCGCAGCTCACGGCGCTGGCGCGAGACGACCAGGCAGTGGTACGCGCGGCCACCATCCGTGGACTCGCCAGCGCCGGTGGCAGCCCAACACACTGGCAGAAACTCCTGGTTGAGCTCGCAACCGACCCGGCCCCCGACGTCCGTCAGCGGGTCGCGGTTGCGGCGCGACATCTCGCGCCTGACGCTGCCCCGGACATCCTCCACCGGTATGCCAGCGACCCCGACCCGGTGGTGCGCCGGCTCGCCGGCACCGAACTGGGCCGACTGACCGCACCACCCACTGCTGGCGGGCCGGTGGGGATTTGA
- a CDS encoding DUF5131 family protein — MGDRSAIEWTEATWNPTTGCDRVSRGCDNCYALTLAKRLKAMGQPRYQRDGDPRTSGPGFGLTLHPDSLTLPLTWRRPRLVFVNSMSDLFHAQVPVEFVRQVFEAIAATPQHTYQVLTKRARRLRRLAPSLTWPSNLWVGVSVEDVNAVDRIDDLRNVPAALRFLSCEPLLGPLSDLNLDGIGWVIVGGESGTNARPLHPAWVVDLRDQCTRAGVPFFFKQWGGRTPKAGGRELNGRTWDDMPLSLTAP, encoded by the coding sequence ATGGGTGACCGCAGCGCCATCGAATGGACAGAGGCGACGTGGAACCCTACGACGGGCTGTGACCGCGTCAGCCGTGGATGCGACAACTGCTACGCGTTGACGCTTGCCAAGCGGCTCAAGGCGATGGGGCAGCCACGGTACCAGCGAGACGGGGATCCGCGGACGAGTGGGCCGGGGTTCGGGTTGACGCTCCACCCGGACAGCCTCACCTTGCCGTTGACCTGGAGGCGCCCCCGGCTCGTGTTCGTCAACTCAATGAGCGACCTGTTTCACGCCCAGGTGCCGGTGGAGTTCGTCCGCCAGGTCTTCGAGGCCATTGCGGCGACTCCACAGCACACCTATCAGGTGTTGACCAAGCGGGCCCGCCGTCTACGCCGGCTGGCACCCTCGCTGACCTGGCCGTCGAATCTGTGGGTGGGCGTCTCGGTGGAGGATGTCAACGCGGTGGATCGGATCGATGATCTGCGGAACGTGCCCGCAGCGCTGCGGTTCCTGTCATGCGAACCACTGCTTGGTCCGTTGTCGGACCTGAATCTCGACGGCATCGGCTGGGTTATCGTCGGCGGCGAGAGCGGCACCAACGCCCGGCCGCTACATCCGGCCTGGGTTGTGGACCTGCGCGATCAGTGCACCCGCGCCGGGGTGCCGTTCTTCTTCAAGCAGTGGGGCGGGCGCACGCCCAAGGCTGGCGGTCGCGAGCTGAACGGCCGAACATGGGACGACATGCCCCTCAGCTTGACTGCGCCCTGA
- a CDS encoding DUF6896 domain-containing protein: MARDVSSVDAVLRFASALRELRGRLLADLFPVADVADLLAAVRSRGELPREGVTRSGIEYTVHGAGCRFISSDGREVDVDLVTDPLLGREVEAFDAWRIRWFLNEAADDGYSHEDIVAACTHLAGEGHLREVVEGRWFALPDAPGGPA, encoded by the coding sequence ATGGCCCGGGATGTTTCGTCGGTTGACGCTGTTCTGCGCTTCGCCTCCGCCCTGCGCGAGTTGCGTGGTCGACTGCTCGCCGACTTGTTTCCCGTCGCGGACGTCGCCGATCTTCTGGCTGCGGTCCGCTCGCGCGGAGAGTTGCCCCGGGAAGGTGTCACCCGTAGCGGGATCGAGTACACCGTCCACGGCGCGGGGTGCCGGTTTATCAGCTCCGACGGCAGGGAGGTCGACGTCGACCTGGTCACCGATCCCTTGCTCGGGCGCGAGGTTGAAGCATTCGACGCCTGGCGAATCCGTTGGTTCCTCAACGAAGCCGCCGATGACGGCTACAGCCATGAGGACATCGTGGCGGCCTGCACCCATCTCGCCGGCGAGGGCCACCTACGCGAGGTGGTTGAAGGCCGTTGGTTCGCGTTGCCTGACGCTCCAGGCGGCCCGGCATGA